GTCCTGCTCGGGCTGCCGGGGGCGTGGGTGCTCGCGCGCTTCGAGTTCCGCGGGCGCGACACGCTCCGGTCGGTGACGATGGTGCCGTTCGTCGTCCCGTCGGTGCTCGTCGCCGCGGCGTTTTACGCCACCTTCGGCGCGAACGGGACGCTCAACGCCGCGCTGTCGGCGATCGGGCTCCCCCGTGTCGACCTGCTCCCGTCGCTCGGGGCGATCCTCGTCGCGCACGCGTTCTACAACGCGCCGCTGGTGACGCGGGTGGTCGCCGCCGCGTGGGAATCGGTCGACGCCGGCGCCGTCGAGACCGCCCGCTCGCTGGGCGCCTCGCGGCGGCGGGCGTTCCGCGACGTGGTGCTCCCGCAGTTGCTCCCGGCGATCCTGACGGGCGCGACGCTGACGTTCGTGTTCACGTTCGCGACGTTCGCCATCCCGCTGGCGCTGGGGGGCTCGCAGTACGCCACCATCGAGGTGTTCATCTACTCGGCCCGCCAGCAGCTGGAGTACGGCCGCGCCGCGTCGCTGGCGGTGCTCGAAACCGGCGTCTCGCTGTCGCTGATGGCGCTCTACCTCCGGTACGAGCGCGCGCAGGCGGCCGAGCGCCGCGGGATCCGGACGCTCGTTCGCCGGCCGCTGTGGCCCGACTCGTGGACCCGCGGGCGGGCCCTCCGCCGGCTCGCGATCGCCGGCTACGCCGTCGTCGTCGCGCTGGTGTTCGTCGCGCCGCTCGCGAGCATGCTCTACGCCAGCGTCAGCGTCGACGGACGGTTCACGCTCGACGCCTACCGGTTCCTCGTCGAACGGCAGGCCACCGGCGCGGCCTTCCAGGTGAAGCCGCTCCCCGCGATCGTCAACTCGCTCGTCTTCGGGGCGGCGACGCTCCTCCTCGCGGTCCCGCTGGGCGTCGTGATGGGCGTGCTCACGACCCGGCGGTTCCGCGGGCGCTGGCTCGTCGACGCGCTGTCGATGGCGCCGCTCGTGGTGTCGGGGATCGTCGTCGGCCTCGGGCTGCTCCGCGGGCTCGTGTTCGGGTTCGAGG
This genomic stretch from Halobaculum roseum harbors:
- a CDS encoding ABC transporter permease, which gives rise to MDRPVGAALRRRVNGVRTASPTAVAERFALPLLAAVTALLLALLFYYPIATVFVDAVVEDGRLTFGPLVEVATDEFYLGRVLGFTAYQALLSTLLSVLLGLPGAWVLARFEFRGRDTLRSVTMVPFVVPSVLVAAAFYATFGANGTLNAALSAIGLPRVDLLPSLGAILVAHAFYNAPLVTRVVAAAWESVDAGAVETARSLGASRRRAFRDVVLPQLLPAILTGATLTFVFTFATFAIPLALGGSQYATIEVFIYSARQQLEYGRAASLAVLETGVSLSLMALYLRYERAQAAERRGIRTLVRRPLWPDSWTRGRALRRLAIAGYAVVVALVFVAPLASMLYASVSVDGRFTLDAYRFLVERQATGAAFQVKPLPAIVNSLVFGAATLLLAVPLGVVMGVLTTRRFRGRWLVDALSMAPLVVSGIVVGLGLLRGLVFGFEAFGYRFTVTGAVAIVAAHAVAAYPFVVRTVAPPLDSLDRALVDSARALGASRARAVLDVELPLVWPGVVAGAAFAFAISIGEFDATVILAEGGGTYTMPVAVERFIGRRLGPATAMGTVLLAVTAASFVVIERVGGEFRG